A region of the Primulina eburnea isolate SZY01 chromosome 7, ASM2296580v1, whole genome shotgun sequence genome:
GGTTTTGGGAGGAAAACCGGTCCGGAATTGGACCGGTGCCGAAGTAATAAATGTGTTGTACTTCAGCGATTATAGTGAATAATGAAGtagtatattatatataacttcatcttaattattatttagcgacgtaatttataatattttacttcATTATTTTCAATAATAGAAGAAGTAATTCAGCTGAAATACTTCgtaattatgtattttaataaagtaatACATTCAAACAACCTCACAATTTATCCTATTTGTTGAAATAAATTTATTCTATAACTCCAGCATTTATCCTAtttgttgaagtattttatattatgttacttCACAAGTAACATTTAGTGACGAAAGAATTAATGTGTTTTACTTCATTGATTATAGTGAATAAGGaagtaatatattatatataacttcatattaattattatttagcgacgtaatttataatattttacttcATTATTTTCAATAATAGAAGAAGTAATTCAGCTGAAATACTTCgtaattatgtattttaatgaAGTAATACATTCAAACAACTGCACAATTTATCCTATTTGTTGAAGTAAATTTATTCTATAACTCCAGCATTTATCCTAtttgttgaagtattttatattatgttacttCACAAGTAACATTTAGTGACGGAGTAATTAATGTGTTTTACTTCATTGATTATAGTGAATAATGaagtaatatattatatataacttCATCTTATATGATGGTATTTCACAATTATCATTTAGTGACGAAGTAATTAGTTCTAAATACTTCAGTAATTAATATTTTGGTGAAGTAATTGCGCAAAACAACTTCGTTTGTACAGAATCCATAATTGCAATATATGACTTAATACActattataattaaattcataaattatccatctaaaaataattaataaccaCGAATCCGTAATTACATATTCATCAATCCACAATTGTAACCCAAAAAATGCATCCAGAAAACCAAAAGTATATCCAAAAATCCACAAtgacaaacaaaatatttatcccAACATACACCTTCCATCTAAGCACCTACATGAGAGTAAACAAATTCACTCCATTCACTTCTGACCTCGTCAAATTGACATTGGGTGTAATATTGATTCTTGATGCATCCTGCAAACtgaaatgtgaaaaagaaaatacattAGATTCTtctatttcaaataaaaacCACCCAAATAGAAAAATGATGTAGCATATCGAACACCAAGCAAATTTATTTATCCATGGACCATTAACGCACAACAGGGAAACAAATTCAATCAACTCGATTTCAGTTTTGAGGAATATAAAACAAGGTGGCAAATGTAAGCATTGATCTATGAAAGAACAGAGTGATCCATCCAATCAAAGAAAAAAACACTAAACTTTTGCACTTGCCCACAaattgtttccaccaaaacaaGCAATCAATCACAAATCATATGCTGAATTCAAACTTTTATCATATGTTTGATCCCTTCAACTGCACCCCAATCACCATGCATTCAGAGAAGAAAAATAAGGAAAAacagaaggaaaaaaaaaacagaaacgTTATGAACAAGTCTTACCAGAAAAgacagagaagaagaaaaataaacaaagaaaatattgaaagtaGATGCTGGACTGGAAattaatacatacatatacaggAAAGGAAGACCAATAGACAGTGATTATTTGGCTATGCCTTCAATAGTGCTTTTTGTTTAAGCAAATTACTAGAACAAAATAAAGGACACGTGGATGTCAATGACAGGTTTGTTTCATTGGAACTTGGAAGAAAAATGAATGTAAGCACTTGAGTAGATTTAAGATGAACATTTTATCATTTCCCCAAAGAAAATGCTAGAATTAGGCCACTACCTTATCGCCCATATGCACAGTGGACAAATCATGCAAGTAAAACCAGTTCTTATAAAGCATTGACTATAATTATGTAGCAGCAATGGAAACGATTCGCATCACATAAAGGATACAATGAATATTATAATATTCTATCAACTACAATGATAGCATTTTCCCAATGTCCCAGAGACGTGATCCCAAACCAACCCCCAATGTATCAAATATATTAACATATATTAACTTTTTTAAcactaatataaaatatatcacaaTGACAACAACTCATCTCAAGCAattatctcaacaataaaatatatctcAATGGCAACACATTATCTCAACAATAAAGCATATTCCAATGGCAACACattatctcaacaataaaatattGACCAATGGCAACACattatctcaacaataaaatatatcttaATGACAACAATTCATCTCAATCAATCAACAAATTTATCCGAAGAAGAAACTCACCATCTTCTCCAAGTGTGGATCATCGCAATCGACAATCTCTTTCATGTACCTCATGACACAATATCCACACTCAACCGAACCACTTTGTTTCATATTACCCTATAATGGAATTTTAAAGTTAATGCAACAATCACAATCTAATTAATAACCACTACCAATTCATGTATTCACAAATAAGTACGATACATACCGTCAATATTTTATAACCTGGCCCTTTAGAAATACCCTGAGAGGCATTGTACATCTTCACCCCACTACATTTTAAAAAGTAAGAAGTTAtttttttgcatatttttaAGTTAATGTATTCGAAATCAACATAAGCTACTACCTACTTTGTCACAATAGTTTTCCATGTATCATCTCGGATCCTGTTAGACGTAGAATCCAATAAATATACCATATTCTTATCTTCGTTAACGATTGTCAAGATCCAATGATACCTTGAAAAATGAAATTACATCATTGAGTACCATGAAGTAGACATCTATAAATAACTAAATTCTTACCCAGTGTTGTAGGGGATGAAGCATATGCTATCTCTACACACTGCTTCCAATTGGTCAGCAATATGTTGTGACAAGTCACGGCCATCTGTGCCAATCGGGCATGTAGGAATATTACCGGGATCCACAAACGAAAAAAAATCAGCTTTGtcttttttcttcaaatctttGTAGAGGTGACTGCATGATATAGATGCACAAATATATCGTttagaaaattttcaaaatatgaaCAACTAccacaaaaaatattatataaatgcaCAAATATTGTAAGTTAGACATTATATATACCCCATGTAAACTAAAATTTGTCTGGCACCGATCTCCCTCATCTCCATAAAGCGTACGATATCTTCTCTTAGCAAACTTATGCTTTTAGGACGTCCAAACAAAGCGTCCTCAAAATTAATACATATGGTATCCGATTCATTCAGCAATCGAACAACATGAGAGTAGATATACTTGCACGACATGGGTAATGTTTTCTCAATTTCTTTGAAATTGTCGCGCTGACCAGGAACATTCGCAAGCACATCTGATTGAGGTTTCCCCTTCCtctacaatttaaaatattattcataaaagtgctttaaaataaaacattattcgAGCAACATATATGACAGTTACAAACACAAAGTCAAATGAAAACCGAAAGTACTTTTGTCGTTGGAAAAATAACACACTCTTTAGGCCAACCAACAATGACTCCAACAGCTTCATTGATGATTGTTGGTCCAAACTTAATTGGGATCGGAAGCTGTGCTTTTGCATCTAAGACAACATCAACAGATACCTTGAAGTTATCTTCCCCAAGTGGAACATGGTGAATCATAACATTTGGTTGGACCTCCTTCTGATATTATTGTGCCATAAGCCACCACGTTTTCGCGTTCCTTTACAACCAGGTGACATTTTTTCCCCTGTCAAGAACAAAAAGACatgatatattttgatatgGAGGTGAATAGAATTTAATTGACATCAAAATTCAGAAACATACAACCTTCATATTTGAAGTGCCACAATCATAAACTTCTTGCACAACATCTGACAATTTTGAGTCTTTCACTCTTGAGAACTTGTTTAATGCTACAGTTTCAGAAGATCGATCATTGATTAATGGAAGCACAGCAGCAAGTTGAGACCTCAGCATCTCCAATTCAGCTTTCAAACTTTTAGTCTCCTCCGATTGTGCTTTTACATTTTCAAACACATCTTTTGATATTGTCTCTCTCTTCTTCCTTGGAGTTTTAAAGTATACTTGTGGTTTTACGAAACCTCCCACACCTCGAACCCTTCCATAGTGTTCTTGGCTTCCTAAGGCAGCGGTTAACACGTCATTCATTCCAGAAGATTTGAACTCTCCTTTGCCTTTCTTTTCCAACAATTCATCCTAAAATTGGAGACATGACAAATCAATTCACAATCTACAGTGTTATTTATCTAGGCAATATGGTGAttgaataaaactaaacattTACAATTTTTCCAGCTACTTCGGATGTCTCCGAACATGTTATGTTGCCGGATTTGTCTTCTCGAGCTTTACGCCAAAGCACAGATCTATCAAATTCCTCATCTTCAGCTACCAATTTTTTGTTCCGCTACAATTTTAAAACTCATATGTTTAATAACATGAAGAACATGCTAAAAATTACAAACATATTGCTCTGTTTCTTACCAGTTCAGCCTCCAATCCGATGTAACCCTTGCGAGACATTCTGTGGTGATATTTACAATGCATGGtccgttgtttttgtttttcatgATAACCTGCATCATTATGTTGGCTCAGTTAAGTATTGAATTTAATATATTCGTGAGGAAACATATCAATTATTAAAGTACCTCCCATGATGGATCCAATCTCGCATCCACAAATTCTTTCCAATCCGCTAGTGGAAGTTGATACTGAATTGGTGGAGAAATCAACTTTTCAGGATTATCTTTGTTCGATGAGAAACCTTCTGGGACTTTTATATCCATTATCGACTGACAAACTTGTAACTTTTCTTTTTTTGTGAATGAGCATGCAGCAGGAGGAAGATATGTTCTTTTTTCACCAAATTTAGGTGCCAATTCAGGCCTAACTCCCATTTGAACCATGTCCAACCTAGCTGCCACATTGTCCTTGGTTTTTCCTTTAACATTCATCAAAGTATTAATGAGAGATTCGAAGACATTTTTCTCTATGTGCATCACATCGAGACAATGCCTAACATGCAGGTGTTTCCAATAAGGAAGATtgaaaaaaattgatttcttCTTCCAACATTTTCTGAAATCTGTTGATCCAAAATCTTTTTCTTCTTTACTATCTTCCAAATTATTGTCCTTTGCATTCTTTCTCTTTTTACTAATCTTCTTTCCAAAAACACACCTTATTTCAGAAAGTTTGTCAAACAAAGCAACCCCAGATAATGGTGTAGATGATTCTCCATGTTCTTCCATACCATCGAACTCTTTCATTTGCCTCCGATATGGATGAAACCGTGGTAGGAATCGTCTATGACCAACAAATGACATTTTATTCCCATTTTCCAAATGCTTTGCACAAGTATCTTCTTTGCATACTGGGCATGCATAATAACCATGTGTAGTACATCCACTAAGGTTACCATAGGCTGGAAAGTCATTGATGGTCCATAGTAAGACTGCTTTAAGAGTGAAAAATTGTCTTCGATAAGCATCATACACACCATCAACTCCATCCCACAGTCGTTGCAAATCTTCAACTAACACATCAAGATATACATCTATATCGTTTCCTGGCTGTTTAGGCCCTGAAATGAGCATAGTTAGCATGATGAATTTTCTCTTCATACACATGTTTGGAGGCAGATTATAGGTGACCAACATAATTGGCCAGCAACTGTACCGACTACTAAGGTTGCTATAAGGATTAATGCCATCAGCTGCAAGTGCAAGGCGAAGATTTCTTGGTTCACTTTCGAAGTCGGGCCACATATGATCCACCAACTTCCAAGATGGTGAATCAGCTGGATGACGCAACTGACCGGGAACTCCTATGGTTTCTGCATGCCATGTTAAATTTTTGGAGGTATGTAGAGATTTAAACATGCGCTTAAATCTTGGTATGGGAGGGAAATACCACAACACCTTTGCAGGAACACCTTTCTTCTTGGTTAGCTTCCACCGTGACAAGCCACATTTAGGGCAGTTTACGCAATCTTTATATTGTTTCCTATAAAGAATGCAATCATTGGAACAAGCATGAATCTTTTCATGACTCAACGCCAAACAACTCAATGTCTTTTTTACATCATACATTTTGGTTGGCAGGTTGTGATTATCTGGTAGCATATCCCCAAAATCCATTAGTAGATCGGAAAATAGAGCGTCACTCATCCCATGCTTTGCTTTGTTGTTGTATAGTTTCACAATTGCACTCAACTTTGTGTAACGCTTACATCCATTATACAAAGGTTTCTCTGCTTCCTCCAAAAATTCCATAAACGCTTCTGGATTTTCTGTATAGTTATCATATGCTGCCTCACACATATTAGTGGTTTCAAAGTTTCCGTGATACTTACCAATTGGCTCCTTGTTCGTGCTCCAATTTACTTTGTCACTTTCAGCAGACTCACCGTGCCAAATCCAATTCACATAATTTTGACTAAAACCATGGAAATAAAGATGCTCTCGAATGGACTTAGCTGGtctttttttaagatttttacatTTGCAACAAGGACAATGAATTAAATTGGGGTCAATATGAGATTTCTCTAAACAACCTCTGATAAACAGTTCCACACCCTCCTCGTACTGTTTTGACCTTCTATCCAAGTGAATCCAAGATTTATCCATTTCAATACAGCAAAATACCAGaaatatataacaataaatTTGATCTAAACCtgaaaatattacatttaaatgtcattttcaatttaatttgttGAACGCAAAAAAAACGAAATAAGACTACCTATTGATGAAAATAAAGCAACATTGGTAAGTAGACATTTTAATCAGAAAAATTAGTACACAAATCATGCCGATTCCgaaaaaagaaaaagttaaacattttctttaagaaaaataaaaaaacaataaaataacttaaatgGTTTATTTCCTCAAACACAACGAAGGCGAATTTTACAGATCAATAACAATTAGCTTAAAAACCTTTACAAGCAAAATAAAGACTTCAAACCCCTTCTATAAAATCCAAATTAGTTCCTGGCAATTAATTACTAATATATTAAAGGCACGCTAGCTTTCCCTGTTTAACTACACGACTAgagattaaaattaaaaaaaaaaactagaggATCAAAGAATCAAAGAGACTATGGTAGACGACAAGCTACAAGGTTCTTCGGGCTGTCTCTTCTCACACTCTCTTTTGTCCATTCTGTTGGACCCTTGCTAGCTTAGCTGTAGGGAagcttattattttaataacatCAAATAATATTTCTTTTATCTCTTAAAACTCGAAATGATAAGATATTTAGTACAAGAAAGCATGGTTAATTTGGAGATATGGGCGCCAGTTATAggtttctgaattctgaatAAACATATTTTAGTTTGTCTcggatatataaaaaaaaaaattagtacaaGAAAGCATGGTTAATTTGGAGATATGGGGTTCTGCATATCTGTGTTTTTAAAACTGAAGCATATATGTCTTAACTTTTATGactgatatttaaaaattaggAGGTGCATTTTAGGAACAAGGCAGCAGAACAAAATAATATACAAAGGAGGTGCATTTTAGGAACAAGGCAGCAGAACACCAAACCAAATCATAATGCACAGAATCTCAAATACAACGACATTGGTAGGAAAACATATAAGCACAGAATCTCGAATATAATGCAACACTAAGTGCAAAAAATTTTAAGGGACGCACACGTCGGGTAGAGGAAGTAACACAAGCAGAACACCAAACCAAATCATATACCAAAGTAGTTCATTTTAGGAGCAAGCCAGCAGTAGGATTAACTCACTTATTTTTCTCTTCCACTCCACAGCAAAATGGAAACCGGTGCTTCAAAACCCTAAACATATGAGTAGAACAGAGGAAAACATATAAGCACATAATCTCGAATTTATGCAAcgctaaaataaaaatattaagaaGGAAGAACGCGCTGGGTAATGAAATTAACACAAGTCGAAAACCATATTCGAGCAGGTCCAAGGCAAACACACACCCAAATATCGCTTTCCGAGGCGAAGGAGAGTAGCAAAAGAGATTGAGTCTCGCACAGGACAATAGAAAGAGATGGGCGTAAGGCAGACGAGAACGACAGAAATTTAGGAGGAAAGAACGAAGTTACTTGTTTACCTCTCAGACTGGCACAACCTCTTTACTTAATTGAGACCCTACGTAGAACTTATCGGCTCATCTATTTAATTCGCTTGTGTttcagatcggcgacggtttatgcCAATCCATCGCtatttttagcgacggtttaatttaaaccgtcgctgatttatAATATCGCGACGGGTTCTTCTTTAACCGTCGCTCAAATTcgatattaaattaataaaatttatcggTTCAGTTTTTTACTTCAGTAAGACCTTTTTTTATTGGTTTGTTACTTCATCAAAAATAatatgccgaagtaaaataaaaaaaaaaattaaagtgaagcccgtgtttttacACAACCGaagtaatatatattattttacttcgcttgtgttattaatgaagttattggtaaCGTATTACTTCGTAATTATTTTTGCCGAAGTAACGTCTGGCGAAttaaaatgtcatttttcacatagtgcatgtttagtctgaatcacatggagatgtgaacccacggctagttgtatcaatgaaccattgagggccacacaagtgctaactttctagatcccgttgagaagttaaaatagttcaatgtgttgaacgacttataaatgagtttataagcgtaagaaaaaataaaagtatgacttctatgagagaaatgtaacttttaatttatgaatgtgttccaaaattaaaagtaggccaaatgaataatgtatttgaaaattgtgatttttataaacattattatggactaaattaaattaattcaagtgttgaattaattaaacactagtgggcctagtagagtccaaataattaaattaattcatgtgttgaattaattaaataacattgggccttgtagagcccaattggaaataattattaactagtgggcttgagtaaaatcaagtaaagtttaattgagctcaaatatgtttgagacaattaaattaaaaagtccatgggccctttgtaaatgttacaagcccactaggTTTTGCATGCTTGAGAGTGAAGAGTTGTGGATTactttttgattaaaaaattgcatggcatgcaataAGGTATAtctacttttcccacaacctaGACAACTCATCACTCTTCCACTCCATCCTagcttggccgaaaattttcaaaagtttttctctccattttctcttcattttggttgaggaaatcttgcacttctctttgaaaaatcctcatatttttctagtgcaaaatatgaggggatctacctagttggtggtgggctttattttagagcaaggagtgctctttggaagcttgtagatcaactcatccattcaagagctaaggtgtttacaccttagttggagccatcatcaatccttgtgattaaTAGGTATGATTTctttacaccctatgaatgtcatagttgtgtttttgtatatgctacaacactagtacatatgtggccgaaattttcttgttgaaaattaattttgaacttccgttgcactTCCGGGCAACtaaaaatcgatccctttcacttGTCCCATAAACGGGCTCTCTCTGTGGCCTTTTCCATAACGATATCCTcataaaattgtaagttcaccgtTCCTTCTTAAAACGGATCCCCCACATACCCTCTAATATCTTTGTAATAGTCAATTcatatccttcaaaatattttttcctttttaaatcataaaatatcatggttttcaaaaaataacattttaatagTGAAAATTGtacagctttaccataaatcgtaaaatatcatattttcaacaaaataatgATTTTATATCATTTATCATGCCTTATGACCCTCCGGGACGCTGCCAACCCTTTTCTTACTACCCAGGTATAATTTGAATGTTTTCCCCCTAAacgtaaaatttctcgattttgactttcTCTTACTTTTACTGACTTTAGACCatccaaaataattatttatgcctaaattaaattatatatattttaatttcacGTAAATTCAAGGAtttcaatttaattattaattcgaGAAGCGTTTAATTCCCGAATTAATTCATACTTttatattttcttcccaaattttaagCATAGACTTTTTATACCTAAAATACCATCGTGAACCATGAAGCAACCCCCGTGGACCATGGTTCGAGCCCTTAACCATTAAACTTGATAATTCGAAACCTAGCTTGGTTGCTTCAAGCCACCTCCCGATTCCATTGAGCCATGGCCGAGCCACCTCGAACCAGACCTGACCATAGAACTCCTAGACCACCCCTGACCAGCGCACCTAGACCATAACCCCACAGCCAGCCGCACGAGTTCCCTCCTATCACCAAAGAACGCGGCCCAAGCTTCCCCAAGCCAAATCAGACCGGCGCTGCACCAGACCTGGTCCCACTCTTAGCCTCCTTCCCTAGACCCTACTAGACCAGCCTAGACCAAGACCTGAGCATCACAAAGCACAGATCGTGGCTCGCGATCAATGCGCATGGGAAGAGTCCATGATCATGGACTCTTCCGTAACAGCAAACCAcgggtcctagccatgctaggaccctCCCAGACAATGAACCATGACTCACACCTAGCCCCAACCATCCCTGGCTGAGCCACAAGCAGCCCCTCCCTTAGCCGAAGCCTTGCAACTATAGCTCCTCATAAAACCCTAGGACTCCTCTTAGCTAGCCAAGCTCGATTTCTAGCCTCGTTTCCACCTTAAACATCCTTGTTCTATCCATAAAATGTCCCAAGTTGGTAGCCTATCCCTTGGAAATCACAACGTTCATAGAACATGCGCAAAATCGTCAAAACTTTTGGAAATATCCGTTCCATCATAAAATcaattaagaataaatattttccatgcaaaaataatcaaaacatccatattaaggtttgaattatgcataaaagggtttagaaaacgtgcctttgcgttttaaaacTCTCGAATATATGATCGTCGACGTGGGGCACAAAAAGGAAGAAATGAGCGATGAATAACCCTAGCTTTCTTCTACtccttttttcaaaatttagtgTGTGATTTGTGTGCTGGTGTTGGCTGGTATGGGGTTCAAAAGACCTAGGTTTTTAATTTGCATGATAATGAGCTTAGGTTTTGGGTCTTAAAGTATAGGAGCAATTGGGCCTACTCAAGTTAGTTAAATTGAGCTCAATaacacttatttaattgaaaaatagaAGTTATAAGATTTAGTTTTCA
Encoded here:
- the LOC140836199 gene encoding uncharacterized protein isoform X2; the protein is MDKSWIHLDRRSKQYEEGVELFIRGCLEKSHIDPNLIHCPCCKCKNLKKRPAKSIREHLYFHGFSQNYVNWIWHGESAESDKVNWSTNKEPIGKYHGNFETTNMCEAAYDNYTENPEAFMEFLEEAEKPLYNGCKRYTKLSAIVKLYNNKAKHGMSDALFSDLLMDFGDMLPDNHNLPTKMKQYKDCVNCPKCGLSRWKLTKKKGVPAKVCTMPLRVFLKGQGNMKQSGSVECGYCVMRYMKEIVDCDDPHLEKMFAGCIKNQYYTQCQFDEVRSEWSEFVYSHVGA
- the LOC140836199 gene encoding uncharacterized protein isoform X1, translated to MDKSWIHLDRRSKQYEEGVELFIRGCLEKSHIDPNLIHCPCCKCKNLKKRPAKSIREHLYFHGFSQNYVNWIWHGESAESDKVNWSTNKEPIGKYHGNFETTNMCEAAYDNYTENPEAFMEFLEEAEKPLYNGCKRYTKLSAIVKLYNNKAKHGMSDALFSDLLMDFGDMLPDNHNLPTKMYDVKKTLSCLALSHEKIHACSNDCILYRKQYKDCVNCPKCGLSRWKLTKKKGVPAKVCTMPLRVFLKGQGNMKQSGSVECGYCVMRYMKEIVDCDDPHLEKMFAGCIKNQYYTQCQFDEVRSEWSEFVYSHVGA
- the LOC140836199 gene encoding uncharacterized protein isoform X3, with the translated sequence MEMREIGARQILVYMGHLYKDLKKKDKADFFSFVDPGNIPTCPIGTDGRDLSQHIADQLEAVCRDSICFIPYNTGYHWILTIVNEDKNMVYLLDSTSNRIRDDTWKTIVTNGVKMYNASQGISKGPGYKILTGNMKQSGSVECGYCVMRYMKEIVDCDDPHLEKMFAGCIKNQYYTQCQFDEVRSEWSEFVYSHVGA